From the SAR324 cluster bacterium genome, the window TAAGATTTTGTGGAAGGGGCGCGTCCGGCTTCTTTCAAGACCTGGAGTGTGGTTTCGTCCATTTGAATCAAAGGCCCTAAGAGCGTACTGTTTTTCAGCAAAGCCAGCAGAGGTTCACAGACTTTGGCCGTATGGATCGCCCATTGACTCATCGAAGTTCTGGACAATTCCACGCTCAGACGGGCAAACTGCTTTTCCTGACGATAAAAGGGCAACGCGTCCACAAATTTGGACGTCAGAATATGCGCCAGCAGTCCGGAACTGACCCGGCTTTTGGGCAGGATTTGTGGAAGAACCGGAGCCATGGACACCGTCGGACCGGGATCGTCCACCCCTTCACAAGTTTTACAGGCATACTTGGGACGAATATGCACCAGCACCTGAAGTTTGGCGGTAGGGAGACCGGCGGGTCGCCCCTACAACCTTTTGTCTTCGCAACCAGAAGATGTGTTTGCCCCCTACTACGACCTGTGAATATGATAAAACAGGTGGACATTTATTCCATGACTTGTCACAACTAATCATGTCTTGATTCCATCTGTTTGAACAGGATGCGGATGTCTTTATTCAAGCCATCTTATCGGATTATAACTCATAACAAGGGGGAGGTTATGCCAGCCATTAAATCATTCATTCAGCTCATTTCAATCATCATGCTTCTGTGGAGCACCACTGCCTGTGATTTTGAGCAGAAAACAGTAAAGGTTGACCCCCCCCAAACGCCGGACGCAATCCAGACCGACAGTATGAACAAAACGGTCGAACCATCCGGACCCGTCGAACTTTCTGATAAATACAGTGGTAAATACAGCATTGCCTTCCACTTCCAGGGCCGGGTCACAGCCATTGTGGATCTGATCATTGAACTGGGCGCGTTTGAAGGAATCATTCAGGATACCCAGGGGCAGGTTGTCAAAGCCAGGGGATTTGTTCTGGATGATGGGAAAATGCAATTTTCAGAACTCAAACTGCTCAATGACACCAATGCGCCTGTCACAGGCGAAGGACAAATTGCTGAAAACGGATCGGTAACCGGTAGCTTTACCATCAACGGTTATAACGGAACTTTCGATGGCTTCCGCTACTCTGACCAGAAAACCTCGGTGTATAACGGACGCTATCAGGTCGAATTCAAGAAAGCCGGGGATATTGTCGCAACCGGAACCATTGACATCACCGATGAGGGAATTGCCGGAACCTTGAAGGACAAAGATCAATACACAGTCCGTATTGTCGGGCGTGTGAATGAAAATGGAAAAATCGTGTTGAACACCGCATCTTTCAGCAGTGGCATATTGATGACCATCACTGGAAATGTCCAAAATGGAAATATTGAAGGGACCCTTTACACTCAGGAAGGTTCTGTTGGTGAACTCAAAGGCGCATCTGTTCAAGCCTCCGAAACAGGAACCGCTGATTATCTTTCCACAACGACCAGCACATTGATCCAGTCTTCCACAGCCAGCGATTCTTCGACAAAACTTTTGGCGCTGCCAAGAGATTTTCTGCTTCAGACTCCTCCAGATCTCCCTGTGTCGATTGATGGTTTAGGCAGTGCACCGGATGGTTCAGGGGTTGATTTCAAGTGGGCGATTATTGAAAAACCTGAGCAAAGTGATCCGGTGTTGACTGGCACCAAAACATCCCAACCTTCATTTTTCTCAAACAAGCCCGGTGTTTATAAAGTAGAAATGACTGTCAGCAATTCACAGGACACCGGTAAAGCCATCATCACCATCATTGTGCTGGAAAAAGAAACCGGCACAAACAAAACTTCCACGACAGGTCCCAACTCACAAAAATCAGCCATTGTGCTGGATGCGAACTCTTATGCGGTTGGAGATTTTGCGGTAACCTGGACTCCTTCGCTGAACGTAGCGTTTGTGATTCGGCATCAGCAGGCTCCAGAAAAAATTCTGTTCAGCGCAGACCCCCTGAAATTTCTGGCCATTGGGAAATCATCGTTGAACGCCCACGAAAAACGGGGATCATTCACCATTGATGAAAACATTCAGATGACCTGTAAATCGCCAGCCATCGAAAAAATTGTGAGCGAAGGTGCCGATCTGGTGGTGTCAGGCCGTTTCAGGGATGATGTCGAGGCCTGTCATCAAACATTCAAGGTCCGATTCAAACAGATTCAACCGGGGCATCTTCAGTTTGCGGTCACTCCTGAAAACAAGGATTTCAATTACATCGAACTGAATTATGATTCCAATCCCGCAGAAAAATTCTATGGATTTGGCGAGCAGTTCACTTATCTCAATCTCAAGGGCCAAAATGTTCCAATCCTGTCGCAGGAAGGCGGAGTGGGTCGAGGACGCACGGAAATCAGCAATCTGATCAACATAGCGTCGCCAGGTGCTGGTGGCAATACGTTCACCACCTACTATGGCGTGCCTCAATACATCACCAGTCAGAACAGGTCTGTGTTGCTCGAAAATACAGAATATGTGGTGTTTAATCTGGAAAATCCGGCGCAGGTCAGGATCCGATTATTTGCGAATCAAATGACCGGACAGGTGTTATACGGTGACAGTATGCTGAAACTGATTGAACGGACCACCGAATACACCGGGCGTTTTCCCGTACCCCCTGAATGGGTGAACAACGGCGCCATTGTCGGCATCCAGGGGGGAACTGATTTTGCCCGTAAAGTTCTGAATGATCTGAAACAGAATGACACGCCTGTCGCCGGATTCTGGGTTCAGGACTGGGTTGGAAAACGAAAAACCATTGCCGGTTCTCAGCTCTGGTGGAACTGGGAAGTGAGTGAATCCCGTTATCCGGGATGGAAACAACTGGTGGATGATCTGAACCGGGAAAACATTCAGGTGTTGGGATACATCAACACGTTTCTGGTCGATGCCACTACCCGTGAAGGCGGTGTGAAACGGAATCTGTATCAGGAAGCAAAAGACAACGATTATCTGGTGCATAATGAGTCAGGCGATGTGCTGGCTGTCACCAATACCGATTTTGACGCGGCGATGGTCGATCTGACGAATCCAGAAGCCAGACAATGGCTGAAAGAGGTGATCAAAACAGAAATGCTGGATAAGGGATTGCGCGGCTGGATGGCAGATTTTTCAGAAGCTCTGCCGTTTGAGGCAGAATTGCATTCCGGTGAATCAGCCGCGAGTTATCACAACAGATACCCCATGGAATTCGCCCAACTCAACCGTGAAGCCATCCGTGAAGCCGGACTGGAAAATCAGGTGCTGTATTTCAATCGTTCAGGATATACCCGCAGTCCGCAATTCGGATCCATGTTCTGGGAAGGCGATCAGATGGTCACCTGGGATGGGCAGGATGGCTTGATCAGTTCAGTGAAAGGACTTCTCAGTGGCGGTTTTTCCGGACTCACACTCAATCATAGCGATATCGGGGGTTACACCTCACTGGCCGCCCAGGCACCGATCATCGGCTGGCAGGGATTCCGACGGGAAAAAGACCTCTTGCTGAGATGGATTGAAACCAACGCGTTCACTTCTGTGTTCCGTACCCATGAAGGCAATCAGCCTGAAGCCAACGCCCAGTTTTACAGCGACAAAGACAGCTATCAGCATTTCAGCAGATTTGCCAAAGTGTATAAAGCCCTCGGATTTTATCGCAAACAACTGTTTGAGGAAGCCGCCGCCAAAGGTTATCCGGTGGTTCGGCATCCGCTTTTGCATTATCCTGATGATCCTGTGTTTGCTGATATGAAAGACGCGACCATCCAGTTCATGCTGGGAAGCGAACTGATGATTGCGCCTGTGGTTCAGAAATACACCAGCACCCGCGATGTGTATCTGCCCAAAGGCCTGTGGGTGAATTTGTGGGATCAGCAAACCTATGGCAATCCTTATGAAGGAATCTGGTTGAGAAACGTGCCTGCGCCCTTGGGCAAACCCCCGGTGTTTTATCCGGCGGAGTCCACCATTGGTCCTCAAATAGTCGCGGCGTTGCGTGCAGAAAAGATTCTTGGGCCAGACACCCCGGTTGAACTGAGCGAAGTGGATGAACGTGGATTCCGCATCAATGGACAGT encodes:
- a CDS encoding alpha-glucosidase, which produces MPAIKSFIQLISIIMLLWSTTACDFEQKTVKVDPPQTPDAIQTDSMNKTVEPSGPVELSDKYSGKYSIAFHFQGRVTAIVDLIIELGAFEGIIQDTQGQVVKARGFVLDDGKMQFSELKLLNDTNAPVTGEGQIAENGSVTGSFTINGYNGTFDGFRYSDQKTSVYNGRYQVEFKKAGDIVATGTIDITDEGIAGTLKDKDQYTVRIVGRVNENGKIVLNTASFSSGILMTITGNVQNGNIEGTLYTQEGSVGELKGASVQASETGTADYLSTTTSTLIQSSTASDSSTKLLALPRDFLLQTPPDLPVSIDGLGSAPDGSGVDFKWAIIEKPEQSDPVLTGTKTSQPSFFSNKPGVYKVEMTVSNSQDTGKAIITIIVLEKETGTNKTSTTGPNSQKSAIVLDANSYAVGDFAVTWTPSLNVAFVIRHQQAPEKILFSADPLKFLAIGKSSLNAHEKRGSFTIDENIQMTCKSPAIEKIVSEGADLVVSGRFRDDVEACHQTFKVRFKQIQPGHLQFAVTPENKDFNYIELNYDSNPAEKFYGFGEQFTYLNLKGQNVPILSQEGGVGRGRTEISNLINIASPGAGGNTFTTYYGVPQYITSQNRSVLLENTEYVVFNLENPAQVRIRLFANQMTGQVLYGDSMLKLIERTTEYTGRFPVPPEWVNNGAIVGIQGGTDFARKVLNDLKQNDTPVAGFWVQDWVGKRKTIAGSQLWWNWEVSESRYPGWKQLVDDLNRENIQVLGYINTFLVDATTREGGVKRNLYQEAKDNDYLVHNESGDVLAVTNTDFDAAMVDLTNPEARQWLKEVIKTEMLDKGLRGWMADFSEALPFEAELHSGESAASYHNRYPMEFAQLNREAIREAGLENQVLYFNRSGYTRSPQFGSMFWEGDQMVTWDGQDGLISSVKGLLSGGFSGLTLNHSDIGGYTSLAAQAPIIGWQGFRREKDLLLRWIETNAFTSVFRTHEGNQPEANAQFYSDKDSYQHFSRFAKVYKALGFYRKQLFEEAAAKGYPVVRHPLLHYPDDPVFADMKDATIQFMLGSELMIAPVVQKYTSTRDVYLPKGLWVNLWDQQTYGNPYEGIWLRNVPAPLGKPPVFYPAESTIGPQIVAALRAEKILGPDTPVELSEVDERGFRINGQYKILRGGTLQWFRIPEEAWEDRIKRFKAMGMNTIDMYVSWNFSEPQEGVFNFDNPGITRFLELVKKHGLYVYFRPGPYITNEIDGGGVPAWLLTKTTKKDIREDGKPNLRTQDPDYLDYVEKYYDRLNSVIKPYLISNGGPIILYAIENEYNWFKIFSEVDKAFMYEGGPERGLFQNIDVTAYFSSLRDMLRADGIDVPITTCPGDGKLSNMGDTPDVVPMPNVYDGLGGELPEAIGYNLLTDMHDTSKHNGVYLNMPTGTTETDRDPVKLKRLLVGGLDGIFAFNVMGYLTPGYQNATVLSSKSADAIFSVNQQNVSNLFVEPKVGYFHNVVDFFGMVSPSGLHRDSFYAMRRDNMFFDTVEAIWAKSIIPNRSGQVKNADSRLSLSNTELGARENQDRIHYWIEPEPGIQFISLINQSGNPQVINKNGITLNGYQFPRFTDLTIPLQRYDSDGQFSQASTDNIVVLVNGYPVPEIGQIDYTTSDMLTLRPFNDGTLLVLYGENGLTGELSLNELNSVWDVKYRDSGITLNENTADRITLSYAYTPNQFLVLQDASGKKLKIMITTKDEAGRVWFEKWNNQDMMLTGVDYVDPNSIQSSSDQWNVIIDHDTKNRPFMVMASGPLVLREGINTLQPYNPETNTVVYQKPVKVELPQLPQTLTSGKSTSDLDESLPDYDDSSWTHWEGEPKFLEENGILRGHAWYRVEVDLDHIPGKTFLKPLGNSGLFIRHASDIVGIYVNGHYVSTMVPLGTELHSTSANGSYKFPEIAPWLKIGNNVLAFRTEIWGHGSFMWPRGTLSATQLRMPALGFDSMKGLSGTAEIGRVGDMIPGIYLRNWSVRGDLGGEQKGFNQPGLDDSRWAGTSIPLKLNKGDVRWYRTRFDNAGFPDPSRIHAPVALELKGHNAKATIFLNGLLIGRWLSDDQWLSRGFYGKGIRDMWMNTEPDHFPVPIESIKPEGNVLSVVFEDTSHSSDAEGGKIDSIKWVYARENKITQNDGSSVKVTAEKGRQSLTFIQNAR
- a CDS encoding IS66 family transposase; this encodes MHIRPKYACKTCEGVDDPGPTVSMAPVLPQILPKSRVSSGLLAHILTSKFVDALPFYRQEKQFARLSVELSRTSMSQWAIHTAKVCEPLLALLKNSTLLGPLIQMDETTLQVLKEAGRAPSTKSYIWVMRGGTRACPVVFFHYSETRSAGIARDLLQGYRGVVQTDGYAGYDFLDLEQAIIHAGCWAHSRRKFHDVLKAMGQKNSINGKPSNAQTA